A single window of Gossypium arboreum isolate Shixiya-1 chromosome 13, ASM2569848v2, whole genome shotgun sequence DNA harbors:
- the LOC108474492 gene encoding bidirectional sugar transporter SWEET16-like isoform X2 has protein sequence MANLSFILGVIGNVISILLFASPIKTFWGVIKKKSTGDYKGEPYITTLLSTSLWTLYGIINPDGLLVMTVNGAGAILQLIYVILFLVYAPKDAKVKAAKLVCVVNVGVLGTVTAVTLFAVHKNTRLTFVGILCTALTIGMYASPLSAMSTVVKTKSVEYMPFLLSLFLFLNAGVWSAYAVLVKDIYIGVPNAVGLFLGSAQLILYVIYKNKPVSTNPSEAIEEEEEEEEGGSAHPARRGIEMNSSLGNV, from the exons ATGGCTAACTTGAGCTTCATCCTTGGCGTCATTG GTAATGTAATTTCAATATTGCTTTTTGCTTCTCCCAT AAAAACCTTTTGGGGGGTGATAAAGAAGAAATCAACGGGGGATTATAAAGGAGAGCCCTACATAACAACCCTTTTGAGCACCAGCTTGTGGACTTTATATGGAATCATCAATCCAGATGGGTTACTTGTAATGACAGTGAATGGAGCTGGTGCCATCCTTCAGCTCATCTATGTCATCCTCTTTCTCGTATATGCTCCTAAAGATGCGAAG GTTAAGGCAGCAAAGTTGGTGTGTGTAGTAAATGTTGGTGTCCTTGGAACGGTTACCGCTGTAACTCTTTTTGCAGTTCATAAAAACACAAGGCTCACTTTTGTTGGAATTTTATGTACTGCTTTAACCATTGGCATGTACGCATCGCCATTGTCAGCCATG AGCACGGTTGTAAAGACCAAGAGTGTGGAGTATATGCcatttttactctcattgtttcTGTTCCTCAATGCTGGTGTTTGGTCTGCTTATGCAGTGCTTGTGAAGGATATCTATATTGGT GTGCCAAATGCAGTTGGATTATTTCTAGGATCAGCTCAGTTGATTCTCTATGTTATATACAAGAACAAGCCTGTTTCAACAAACCCAAGTGAGGcaattgaagaagaagaagaagaagaagaaggcggCTCAGCTCACCCAGCGAGAAGAGGCATAGAGATGAATTCATCACTTGGAAACGTCTAA
- the LOC108474492 gene encoding bidirectional sugar transporter SWEET16-like isoform X3, whose amino-acid sequence MANLSFILGVIGNVISILLFASPIFSFVSRKTFWGVIKKKSTGDYKGEPYITTLLSTSLWTLYGIINPDGLLVMTVNGAGAILQLIYVILFLVYAPKDAKVKAAKLVCVVNVGVLGTVTAVTLFAVHKNTRLTFVGILCTALTIGMYASPLSAMVPNAVGLFLGSAQLILYVIYKNKPVSTNPSEAIEEEEEEEEGGSAHPARRGIEMNSSLGNV is encoded by the exons ATGGCTAACTTGAGCTTCATCCTTGGCGTCATTG GTAATGTAATTTCAATATTGCTTTTTGCTTCTCCCAT TTTTTCCTTTGTTTCCAGAAAAACCTTTTGGGGGGTGATAAAGAAGAAATCAACGGGGGATTATAAAGGAGAGCCCTACATAACAACCCTTTTGAGCACCAGCTTGTGGACTTTATATGGAATCATCAATCCAGATGGGTTACTTGTAATGACAGTGAATGGAGCTGGTGCCATCCTTCAGCTCATCTATGTCATCCTCTTTCTCGTATATGCTCCTAAAGATGCGAAG GTTAAGGCAGCAAAGTTGGTGTGTGTAGTAAATGTTGGTGTCCTTGGAACGGTTACCGCTGTAACTCTTTTTGCAGTTCATAAAAACACAAGGCTCACTTTTGTTGGAATTTTATGTACTGCTTTAACCATTGGCATGTACGCATCGCCATTGTCAGCCATG GTGCCAAATGCAGTTGGATTATTTCTAGGATCAGCTCAGTTGATTCTCTATGTTATATACAAGAACAAGCCTGTTTCAACAAACCCAAGTGAGGcaattgaagaagaagaagaagaagaagaaggcggCTCAGCTCACCCAGCGAGAAGAGGCATAGAGATGAATTCATCACTTGGAAACGTCTAA
- the LOC108474492 gene encoding bidirectional sugar transporter SWEET16-like isoform X1 produces the protein MANLSFILGVIGNVISILLFASPIFSFVSRKTFWGVIKKKSTGDYKGEPYITTLLSTSLWTLYGIINPDGLLVMTVNGAGAILQLIYVILFLVYAPKDAKVKAAKLVCVVNVGVLGTVTAVTLFAVHKNTRLTFVGILCTALTIGMYASPLSAMSTVVKTKSVEYMPFLLSLFLFLNAGVWSAYAVLVKDIYIGVPNAVGLFLGSAQLILYVIYKNKPVSTNPSEAIEEEEEEEEGGSAHPARRGIEMNSSLGNV, from the exons ATGGCTAACTTGAGCTTCATCCTTGGCGTCATTG GTAATGTAATTTCAATATTGCTTTTTGCTTCTCCCAT TTTTTCCTTTGTTTCCAGAAAAACCTTTTGGGGGGTGATAAAGAAGAAATCAACGGGGGATTATAAAGGAGAGCCCTACATAACAACCCTTTTGAGCACCAGCTTGTGGACTTTATATGGAATCATCAATCCAGATGGGTTACTTGTAATGACAGTGAATGGAGCTGGTGCCATCCTTCAGCTCATCTATGTCATCCTCTTTCTCGTATATGCTCCTAAAGATGCGAAG GTTAAGGCAGCAAAGTTGGTGTGTGTAGTAAATGTTGGTGTCCTTGGAACGGTTACCGCTGTAACTCTTTTTGCAGTTCATAAAAACACAAGGCTCACTTTTGTTGGAATTTTATGTACTGCTTTAACCATTGGCATGTACGCATCGCCATTGTCAGCCATG AGCACGGTTGTAAAGACCAAGAGTGTGGAGTATATGCcatttttactctcattgtttcTGTTCCTCAATGCTGGTGTTTGGTCTGCTTATGCAGTGCTTGTGAAGGATATCTATATTGGT GTGCCAAATGCAGTTGGATTATTTCTAGGATCAGCTCAGTTGATTCTCTATGTTATATACAAGAACAAGCCTGTTTCAACAAACCCAAGTGAGGcaattgaagaagaagaagaagaagaagaaggcggCTCAGCTCACCCAGCGAGAAGAGGCATAGAGATGAATTCATCACTTGGAAACGTCTAA